The Capra hircus breed San Clemente chromosome 2, ASM170441v1, whole genome shotgun sequence genome window below encodes:
- the MARS2 gene encoding methionine--tRNA ligase, mitochondrial: MLRVSAFRLLGRRGASRVSLLEDFSLRHYSSGPLGVRDDARDSRAYFTTPIFYVNAAPHIGHLYSALLADALCRHHRLRVPSDAATGFSTGTDEHGLKIQQAAAAAGLAPSELCDRVSAQFQQLFREADISSTDFIRTTEARHRIAVQHFWGMLKARGLLYKGLYEGWYCASDECFLPEAKVTRQPGPSGDLCPVSLESGHPVSWTKEENYIFRLSQFREPLQQWLRGDPEAITPEPFHHTVLQWLEEELPDLSVSRRSSHLHWGIPVPGDDSQTVYVWLDALVNYLTVIGYPNAEFRSWWPNTSHIIGKDILKFHAIYWPALLLGAGMSPPHRIYVHSHWTVCGQKMSKSLGNVVDPRTCLDRYTVDGFRYFLLRQGVPSWDCDYYDEKVVKLLDSELADALGGLLNRCTANRINPSGIYPAFCTTCFPSEPGLVGPSGRAQAEDYALVSAVATLPKQVADHYDNFQIYKALEAVSSCVRQTNGFVQRHAPWKLNWESPVDAPWLGTVLHVALECLRVFGTLLQPVTPSLADRLLSRLGVSSTERSLGELHFLSRFYGHPSPFEGRRLGPETGVLFPRLDQSRSWLVKAHKT, encoded by the coding sequence ATGCTGCGAGTTTCTGCCTTCCGGCTGCTAGGACGCCGGGGGGCGAGTAGGGTCTCGCTCTTGGAGGACTTTAGCTTACGCCACTACAGCTCGGGCCCTCTTGGTGTCCGCGACGATGCCCGCGACTCGCGCGCCTACTTTACCACACCCATTTTCTACGTGAACGCCGCGCCGCACATCGGGCACCTGTACTCCGCGCTCCTGGCGGACGCCCTGTGCCGACACCATCGCCTCCGAGTTCCCAGTGACGCCGCCACGGGATTCTCCACGGGTACCGATGAGCACGGCCTGAAGATTCAGCAGGCAGCCGCCGCCGCGGGCCTGGCTCCGTCCGAGCTGTGCGACAGAGTCTCTGCCCAGTTCCAGCAGCTTTTCCGGGAGGCTGACATCTCTTCCACCGACTTCATCCGCACCACCGAGGCCCGGCACCGGATAGCTGTGCAGCATTTCTGGGGGATGCTGAAGGCTCGGGGTCTTCTCTACAAGGGCCTCTATGAAGGTTGGTATTGCGCCTCCGACGAGTGCTTCCTGCCTGAAGCCAAGGTCACCAGGCAGCCCGGCCCGTCGGGGGATTTGTGTCCTGTATCTCTCGAGAGCGGACACCCGGTCTCCTGGACCAAGGAAGAAAACTACATTTTTAGGCTTTCCCAGTTCCGGGAGCCGCTCCAGCAGTGGCTGCGGGGCGACCCTGAGGCCATAACACCGGAGCCATTCCATCACACAGTCCTTCAGTGGTTGGAGGAGGAGCTGCCGGACCTATCGGTCTCTCGAAGGAGTAGCCACTTGCACTGGGGCATTCCGGTGCCCGGGGACGATTCACAGACCGTCTACGTATGGCTGGATGCCTTGGTCAACTACCTTACTGTAATTGGCTACCCAAACGCTGAGTTCAGATCTTGGTGGCCGAACACCTCTCATATCATAGGCAAGGACATTCTCAAATTCCATGCTATCTATTGGCCTGCCCTCCTCTTAGGGGCCGGCATGAGCCCACCACACCGCATCTATGTCCATTCCCACTGGACAGTCTGTGGTCAGAAGATGTCCAAGAGCTTGGGTAACGTGGTGGATCCCAGGACTTGTCTTGACCGCTATACGGTGGATGGCTTCCGCTACTTTCTTCTTCGGCAGGGTGTCCCCAGCTGGGATTGCGATTACTATGATGAAAAGGTGGTTAAGTTGTTGGATTCTGAGCTGGCAGATGCTTTGGGAGGTCTCCTGAACCGATGTACTGCCAACAGGATCAATCCTTCTGGGATCTATCCGGCTTTCTGCACTACTTGCTTTCCCAGTGAGCCAGGCTTGGTGGGGCCGTCAGGTCGTGCTCAGGCAGAGGACTATGCTCTAGTGAGCGCAGTGGCCACTTTGCCCAAGCAGGTAGCAGACCACTATGATAACTTTCAGATCTATAAGGCTCTGGAGGCAGTGTCCAGCTGTGTCCGGCAGACTAACGGCTTTGTCCAAAGGCATGCGCCATGGAAGCTGAACTGGGAGAGCCCGGTGGATGCTCCCTGGCTGGGTACTGTGCTTCATGTGGCCTTGGAGTGTTTGcgagtctttggaactctgctccaGCCTGTCACCCCAAGCCTAGCTGACAggctgctgtctaggttgggggTTTCTTCCACAGAGAGGAGCCTTGGAGAGCTCCATTTCTTGTCTCGATTCTATGGACATCCATCACCTTTTGAAGGAAGGAGACTGGGACCTGAAACTGGAGTTTTGTTTCCAAGACTGGACCAGTCTAGGTCCTGGCTCGTAAAAGCCCACAAGACCTAG